A window of Plantibacter sp. PA-3-X8 genomic DNA:
CGTCGTCAAGGAGCCGCCCGGCGATGAACGCGCGCGTCGCCGGATCCTGGTTGGACATCGCCTCGGCCAACAGCGGCAGCCCGGTCGAATCGGTGTACGAGGGCCAGGTCTCGGGGTCGTAGGCCGCCTCAAAGTCCTCGATGCTCGCACGCTTCAACCAGTAGGGCCGGACCACCATCGTGACATCCTCCGATCGGGCGGCACCGGCGGAATGGGCCGCGCCCACCAGCCTAGGCGGACGCCCCGCGCGCTGTCCGGCTGGACGCCCGCTGTCAACGTCGGGGACACGATTCGTCCACGTTCAGGGTAGAGGAGTACCGTCAGACGCTGGCGGTCAAGACTGCCTGGTCAGAGGCACGGAGGAATCGTGACCGGAAACGCAACTACCCGATTCGACAATGTGGCCATGTTGTCGGTGGCGAGCACGCTGCCGTCCGCAGTGGTGACCTCGGTCGAGATCGAAGAGGGCCTCGCGGCCGCGATGAAACGCGCCCGCCTCCCGAAGGGCATCCTGCGACGCGTCGCCGGTGTGGTCGAGCGACGACACTGGGGCCCCGGTGAGAACTCGGATGACGCCACCGTGTCGGCCGGACGCCGTGCGCTGGCCGAGGCCGGCATCTCGCCGTCGCAGATCGGCCTCATGATCAACACTTCGGTCACGAGACAGCACCTCGAGCCCTCCGTCGCCGTCCGCATCCACGACGGCCTCGGCTTGCCGAGCTCGGCCATCAACTTCGACATCGCCAACGCCTGCCTCGGGTTCGTCACCGGTATGACGATGGCGGCCGCCATGATCGAGTCCGGACAGATCGAGTACGCGCTCATCGTCAACGGTGAGGACGCGAGCGAGGTCCACGCCAACACGATCGAGCGCCTGAGCGGCAGTACCATCGACCGCGACGACTTCATGAGCGAGTTCGCCTCTCTCACGCTCGGCTCCGGAGCGGCCGCCGCCGTCATCGGCCCGGCGGACCGCCACCCGGAGGGGCACCGCATCCTCGGCGGCGTCACCCGCGCCGCGACCGAGTTCAACCACCTCTGCGTCGGCAGCGTCGACGGCATGTTCACGGACGCCCGAGCACTCCTCAAGGGCGGGCTCGACCTCGTCGTCTCCGCGTGGAAGGAGGCCGCCGGCGACTCGTGGCGGTGGTCGAAGATGGACCGCTACATCACCCACCAGGTGTCGTCCATCCACACGGACTCCATGGTGAAGGCCGCGTCACTCGACCGCAGCCGGGTGCCGGTCACCTATCCCTACCTCGGCAACGTCGGGCCGGCCTCCATCCCGATCACCCTCGCCGACCAGCAGTCGACCCTGAACAAGGGCGACCGCGTCCTCCTCATGGGCGTCGGCTCGGGGTTGAACACCGGCCTCATGGAACTCGCGTGGTAGCGGGCACCGTCGCCGCGAACGTCGGTCTGCGGACCATGGGGGTGCGCGCCGCAGGTCTGCCCGGCCTGCCCGCCGCCTTCTCCCACCGCATCGACGTCCCCGGCCGCCTGGCCGACGACGGCACGACGCGCAACTGGCACTACCTCGACACCGCCTCGGCGCTCGCCGAAGCCGGCGCGACACCGGTCGGCACCGTGCTCGCCGTCCACGGGAACCCGACGTGGTCGTACCTGTGGCGTTCGCTCGTCACGCAGTCGGTCGAGCAGGCGTCCTCCGGTGGCGACGCCTGGCGCGTCGTCGCGGTGGACCAGCTGGAGATGGGCTGGTCGGAGCGCACCGAGACCACCCGGACCCTGGAACAGCGCATCGCCGACCTCGCCGCCTTCACCGAGGCGCTCGGCATCACCGGTCCCGTCGTCACGCTCGGCCACGACTGGGGCGGCGTCATCTCCCTCGGCTGGGCGACGGAGCACCCGGAGGAGCTCGTCGGCTCGATGCTCCTCAACACCGCCGTGCACCACCCGGAGGGCACTGCGATCCCCGCGCCGCTGCGTCTCGCAGGCGCTCGAGGCATGCTCGGTGCCGGATCGGTCCAGACCACGGCGTTCCTCGACACGACGCTCTCCCTCGCGTCACCGCCGCTCGACCGCGACGTCCGCGACGCCTACCGGAGCCCGTACGGGTCGCCGGCCCGTCGTCGGGGGATCGGTGCGTTCGTCGCCGACATCCCCGCGACGCCCGACCACGTCAGCTTCGCGCGCCTCGAGCGCCTCGCCGACGACGTCGCCCAGCTCCGCGTCCCGGCCGTCATGCTCTGGGGCCCGCGCGATCCGATCTTCAGCGACCGCTACCTCGACGACCTCGCCGACCGCCTTCCGCACGCCGAGGTCCACCGCTTCGAGGGCGCCGGCCACCTCGTCATCGACGACGCCCCCGTCGCCGAATCGCTGCTCACCTGGCTCGGCGACCGCCTGCCGCAGGGTGCGACCGCGAAGACCGTGCCGACTGCTCCCGCCGAGGCGTCCGCGTCCGACGGCGGCTTCGAGCCGCTGTGGCGTCGGCTCGACCAGCGTCGCACCGACGACGGCGACGCCATCGTCGAGCAGCGCGGGTCCGGAACCGCACGTCGCGTCAGCTGGCGGCAGCTCGACGACCGCGTGACCCGCCTGGCCGCCGGCCTGCACCGCATCGGTGTGCGACGGGGCGACCGCGTCTCGCTACTCGTCACGCCTGGCGCCACGCTCACCGCCGTCATCTACGCCTGCCTGCGCATCGGCGCGGTCGTGGTCGTCGCCGACGCCGGTCTCGGCGTCAAGGGACTCCACCGAGCCGTGCGCGGTGCCTGGCCCGCCTACGTCATCGGTGAGACCAAGGGGCTCGCCGCAGCCCGGGCGCTCGGCTGGCCCGGCGTGAAGGTCTCAGCCGCCCGCCTCCCCGGTGCGACAGCAGCAGCTCTCGGCGTCTCGTACAGCCTCAAGGACCTGCTCGACACCCGCACGACGCCTGAGCTGCCCAGCGAACCCGGCCCGACCGACCTCGCGGCGATCCTGTACACCTCTGGATCGACCGGCCCGGCGAAGGGCGTGAAGTACACCCACGCCCAGCTGTCGTCGCTCCGTGACGTCCTCTCGGAGCACTTCGCGATCACCGCCGATTCGGGACTCGTCACCGGCTTCGCTCCGTTCGCCCTCCTCGGTCCGGCGCTCGGTGCCCGTTCCTCGACGCCGGAGATGGACATCTCGGCGCCCCGGACGCTCACCGCCCGGGCGGTCGCTGCCGCCGTGGCCGAGACGGACGCCGACATCGTGTTCCTCTCGCCGGCCGCCATCCTGAACGTGGTCGCGACGGCCGACGCGCTCGACGCAGCGGACCGACAAGCGCTCCAGGGCGTCAGGACAGTGCTCTCGACGGGCGCGCCCGTCAGTCGCCAGCTCCTCACGGCACTCGTGGGCGTCCTGCCCAACGCGTCCGCGCACGCGGTGTACGGCATGACCGAGTGCCTGCTCGTTGCGGACATCACCCTCGACACGCTGCCCGACGAGGACACCGAGCACACGGGTGTGTGCGTCGGGACGCCCATCGGCGGCGTCGACGTGCGCATCAGCCCACTCGATGAGGCCGGACGCGCCACGGGTGCGCCGACGCAGGACGCGGATCGCCTCGGCGAGGTCATCATCTCGGCGGAGCACCTCAAATCGCAGTACGACCGGCTCTGGCTGACCGACCGTGCCGCTGTCCGCGACGTCGCCGATGACGGACGCTGGCACCGCACCGGCGATGTCGGGCATCTCGACACCGATGGCCGCCTCTGGATCGAGGGCCGTCTGCCGCACGTGATCGCGACCCAGGACGGACCGATCGCTCCGGTCGGACCGGAGCAGGCGATCGAGACCGTGTCGCTCGTTCGCCGCGCCGCCGTCGTCGGCGTCGGCCCCGCGGGTCTCCGCCAGTGCGTCGCGATCGTCGAGACGACCACGGGTACGAAGCGGGTCCAGCTCGCCGATGCGGAGCTCGCCGCGCAGGTGCGGGACGCTTCGACGCAGCCGCTCGTCGCGGTGTTCGT
This region includes:
- a CDS encoding 3-oxoacyl-ACP synthase III yields the protein MLSVASTLPSAVVTSVEIEEGLAAAMKRARLPKGILRRVAGVVERRHWGPGENSDDATVSAGRRALAEAGISPSQIGLMINTSVTRQHLEPSVAVRIHDGLGLPSSAINFDIANACLGFVTGMTMAAAMIESGQIEYALIVNGEDASEVHANTIERLSGSTIDRDDFMSEFASLTLGSGAAAAVIGPADRHPEGHRILGGVTRAATEFNHLCVGSVDGMFTDARALLKGGLDLVVSAWKEAAGDSWRWSKMDRYITHQVSSIHTDSMVKAASLDRSRVPVTYPYLGNVGPASIPITLADQQSTLNKGDRVLLMGVGSGLNTGLMELAW
- a CDS encoding alpha/beta fold hydrolase; translation: MVAGTVAANVGLRTMGVRAAGLPGLPAAFSHRIDVPGRLADDGTTRNWHYLDTASALAEAGATPVGTVLAVHGNPTWSYLWRSLVTQSVEQASSGGDAWRVVAVDQLEMGWSERTETTRTLEQRIADLAAFTEALGITGPVVTLGHDWGGVISLGWATEHPEELVGSMLLNTAVHHPEGTAIPAPLRLAGARGMLGAGSVQTTAFLDTTLSLASPPLDRDVRDAYRSPYGSPARRRGIGAFVADIPATPDHVSFARLERLADDVAQLRVPAVMLWGPRDPIFSDRYLDDLADRLPHAEVHRFEGAGHLVIDDAPVAESLLTWLGDRLPQGATAKTVPTAPAEASASDGGFEPLWRRLDQRRTDDGDAIVEQRGSGTARRVSWRQLDDRVTRLAAGLHRIGVRRGDRVSLLVTPGATLTAVIYACLRIGAVVVVADAGLGVKGLHRAVRGAWPAYVIGETKGLAAARALGWPGVKVSAARLPGATAAALGVSYSLKDLLDTRTTPELPSEPGPTDLAAILYTSGSTGPAKGVKYTHAQLSSLRDVLSEHFAITADSGLVTGFAPFALLGPALGARSSTPEMDISAPRTLTARAVAAAVAETDADIVFLSPAAILNVVATADALDAADRQALQGVRTVLSTGAPVSRQLLTALVGVLPNASAHAVYGMTECLLVADITLDTLPDEDTEHTGVCVGTPIGGVDVRISPLDEAGRATGAPTQDADRLGEVIISAEHLKSQYDRLWLTDRAAVRDVADDGRWHRTGDVGHLDTDGRLWIEGRLPHVIATQDGPIAPVGPEQAIETVSLVRRAAVVGVGPAGLRQCVAIVETTTGTKRVQLADAELAAQVRDASTQPLVAVFVVPELPTDIRHNSKIDRTRLSVWAEGILAGERLSTP